Part of the Campylobacter suis genome, AATATAATAGTCCTTGAATTTTTCACAAAGGATGTAAAATGAAAAAGTTATTTATCGTTTCTGGTGTTGCAGCTATGCTTGCAACTGGTGTTTTTGCTGCTGATGGTGCGACTATTTATAAAAAATGCGTTGCCTGTCATGGTGCAAAAGCTGAGAAAGTTTTTAACAACAAAGTTCCAGCTCTTACTTCACTTTCAAAAGATGACATCGTAGCTGGCATAAAAAGCTACAAAACTGGCGCAAACAAATACGGTATGGGTGCTATGATGAAGCCTATCGCTACACCACTTAGCGACGCAGATATCGAAGCTGTAGCTGACTTTATCCAATCACAAAAATAATTCTAAATCTCCGAGCGTAAATGCTCGGAGTCTCTTTTAAAAATTTTATCCAAATTTATCTCACATTTGATTTTTATCATTATAATTTAGCAATATTTTTATCTACAAAGGCTTAAAATGAAATATGACCTGATTATTATTGGATTTGGCAAGGCTGGAAAAACTCTGGCAGCAAAAGCAGTAGAGCTTGGCAAAAAAGTCGCGTTAATCGAGAAAAATCCACAAATGTATGGCGGAACTTGCATAAATATAGGCTGCATACCTAGCAAAAAGCTGATAATGCTTTCAAAAGAGGCAAAATTTCATACAGACAAAAAAGCATATTTTAAAGAGGCAATGAGCAAAAAAGATACGCTTATAGCAACCCTAAGAGCCAAAAATTATGCGATGTTAAATGATAAAGAAAACATAGATATCATTGATGGAGAGGCGAGTTTTTTAGATAGCAAAACGATAAAAGTTGTTAAAAGCAACAAAGAAACCCTAACTTTAACTGCTGATAAAATCATAATAAACACTGGCTCAATAGATAAAAAGCCTGAAATTTTAGCAAACTCAGACAAAATTTATACAAGCAAAGAGCTTTTGTCGCTGTCTGAGCTACCAAAACATTTAGTGGTAGTAGGAAGTGGCTTTATAGGCTTGGAATTTGCCTCTATGTATGCAAATTTTGGCTCTAAGGTTAGCATTTTGGTTCGAAAAGATGAGTTTTTACCAGATGAAGACGACGATATAAGGGATAGCATAAAACAAGCTTTAAATGCACAAGGGATAGAAATTTTACTATCAACCATCCCAAAAAGTGTGCAAGATGATACCATGATATGCTCTTGCAAAAATGAAGAGATAACAATAAAAGCCGATGCCTTTTTGTTTGCTACTGGAAGAGTGCCAAATACTAAGGAGCTAAATTTAAAAGCTGCTAGCGTTAGCACAAATGAGCGCGAAGAGATAGTCGTAAATGAGTTTTTACAAACAACAAATGCCGATATTTACGCTGTTGGGGACGCCAAGGGTGGCGAACTTTTTACCTATATATCGCTTGATGATTTTAGGATAGTCTTTTCTCATCTTTTTGGCAATAAGTCTCGTTCGACAAAAAACCGAACCATACACGCAAATGTACTTTTTACCGATACTCCGCTAGCAAAAGTTGGCGTCAGTGAAAAGATGACCAAAAACGCTAAAGTACTAAAAATACCACTATCATCAGTACCAAATGCTAAAATTTTAGGCAAAGAAACTGGCTTTTTA contains:
- a CDS encoding c-type cytochrome, whose product is MKKLFIVSGVAAMLATGVFAADGATIYKKCVACHGAKAEKVFNNKVPALTSLSKDDIVAGIKSYKTGANKYGMGAMMKPIATPLSDADIEAVADFIQSQK
- a CDS encoding dihydrolipoyl dehydrogenase family protein, whose protein sequence is MKYDLIIIGFGKAGKTLAAKAVELGKKVALIEKNPQMYGGTCINIGCIPSKKLIMLSKEAKFHTDKKAYFKEAMSKKDTLIATLRAKNYAMLNDKENIDIIDGEASFLDSKTIKVVKSNKETLTLTADKIIINTGSIDKKPEILANSDKIYTSKELLSLSELPKHLVVVGSGFIGLEFASMYANFGSKVSILVRKDEFLPDEDDDIRDSIKQALNAQGIEILLSTIPKSVQDDTMICSCKNEEITIKADAFLFATGRVPNTKELNLKAASVSTNEREEIVVNEFLQTTNADIYAVGDAKGGELFTYISLDDFRIVFSHLFGNKSRSTKNRTIHANVLFTDTPLAKVGVSEKMTKNAKVLKIPLSSVPNAKILGKETGFLKAIIDQESREILGAAFHCENAHELINEMAIVMQLKAKADVFKNQIFTHPSTSEALNDLFAGA